Within Populus trichocarpa isolate Nisqually-1 chromosome 6, P.trichocarpa_v4.1, whole genome shotgun sequence, the genomic segment ttattttttatttttttaattgtattttattcaaaaaactagtgtttaatattattcaatgaaactacataaattaaacaaagatcGCTTGATggcgtagcatttgcagaatttgatcgcaattccaattttgttcatgattatattttacttgatgttgttgcgtgcttaagaaaccaaaaaaactgtagtccttgtcggatgtatttcatacgtgatggaattgtagatattataatggaacaataaaaaatattttatataaagtattatttattttatgatgtaatagcaatagttaaatctataacatttaaattaaaaatcatcaatgttaatatataattttttaaattattttataacctcaattccaaaagtattcttaaccaaacacattaaactactttttgttcaacctcaattccaaccacagttttaaccaaacacctattttttcaaattaacctcaactaaaagtactttttataaaacaattttttttcaaatcacaaccacaacagctaccgcaataccaaacacacacaaacaaaagttaaaagagATCGAGAATTCGAACACAttcacataataaaattataattttatcttctataattgaaataatattacttgttttcaagggtaaaattggttttttactCATgaccttttattattataagattGAATGAGATAAAACAgtcttttaacatttaatttacacaataatatatctaaaaaatcactttcaaaAAATCTATTTCGTGTCAAACAAACTtgtccttagttttttttaggggAACTTTAAGTTatctattaaataatttaattaatagcgTGTTTAGAATAGAGATGCGGTACGGTGTgactaattcatatttttatgggactcgaataaaaaacaataaaaaaaaatatattttttaattctagtaagatataatttgtattttaaaaagttcatacaaaaaaaaaaaatctccaagaCATAGCTAAATCCAAGTTTCAGACTTGAAGGTGACCCATTTGGCAATATATTTTGGACTCAACAGATTCCCTCGGCCCAAAACAATCCCGGAGTAAAAACGACACCGCTTGATCATTACCCTGATTTCTAATCTTCTATACTCTTCCCAGACTGGAAGCAAGCACAGCCGGCAACAACCAGAAGCAAACGCCAATCCTTCAAAATCCCTCCCCCAAAAAATGAGCCTCTTactaagaaaaacaatcaaatcaaactcCAGTCTCCAATCTTTCAAGCCGAACAATGCCCTCTCTTTATTCCTGCGCCAATCCACAAAGCATTTCTCCACCGAGACTCAACCACCACCGCCACCACAAGAGAATAATGATCCATCCTCAATCGATCCATTTCTTCAAGATTCAGCTACCAGTAAGAATAAGGAAGAGAGAGAACTGatgaatatgatgtttttttttttttgcaaagttaggGTCTAGGGTTTATTGTTGTTAACTTAAATTGGTTGTTCATTGCGGGTTAGGTTTGACGTATGCAAGATTTCATGGTGTAAGGAAGCATACATTGAAGACAgacattattaatttatttgaaggcTCTAATTTGACACCTGATGATATTATAGTCGTTCACCACCGCTTCAATAATAATCCCTATGCTGCGTAATTTTTTCACTCCACCCCTCGCTTTACGTTAAATTTCGAGATAGTTTTATTTATGTatctattaattaatcaatcaattaatgTTTGTTATTACATAGAGCGATAAAATTTCCTTCTAGAAGAGCATATGATAATGCTCAGAGGTCACTCACGCGGGCGGGCCGTATATACAATTTGGAAAAggtattttgtttctctttgatTGATGGTGTTgtgatttttgtgtttggaaAAGGAAAACTTTCAAGTCTGGTGCTGATGACTGTTTATGGTTGCATTGCAGACTCCGCCTACTGTGTGGGATGCCGCACTTCGAAATTCTTATGATGGAAAAACtgtaatttgatttcttttcttttcttttcttttcttttcctatgcTTGTTGTGATATGTTTAGCGGATGGATGTTATTTTATCAGCTGCATTCTCTAtgttattttatctaattttgtagTAATATGCAAACTATATAAAGAGAGGAAGGTGTGGTGTTCAACatctaattgaattttcttataggctctgattatttttttaaaaggtttctGAGCTTTACAGAATTTATGAGATGCTTTGCCAGCATCGGTTCAAATGATTCGTGCAGCATTGCATTAATCAATTGCTAGGTGCCTGtggaaataatttttagacAAGTTTCATGTCATTGGAGATTTGGCTTTCAATATCTGATAATTATTCTTTTCAGTTTTAAAGATATAACTTCATAAATTGTGTCAAGATCCTGCAAACATATACTATTTTGAAGCAGTACTTTAAGTAGTTTCCTATCAGAGCCCatcaggggggggggggaaggttgtttctatttgttgatGGCATTGAATGCATTTATCCTCATTATGCTTAAGGAACATCATCAGGAAGCCATAGCTAGTATGAGCTATTTGCAAAAGCAAACATGTCCAATATACTATCGGTCAATTGTCTTGTTTACAATCTTAGAATTTGAAACCAAGAGAGCTGAACTACTGAGAGCCTTTTAGCGGCCCGCTGTGGTGTAGGCTTGTAGCTATTTGGTTTGTCTTTATCTTAGACCTTTACCTGTCGACTATTCTGTAAGTGCTTGATGCCTAAATGTCGATTTTGAGACTAAAATAAAGTGTGTTTGACTGGTTTTTTTGCCCTGGTACAAGtacctgtattttttttttctgctgcaGTTGCATTTTCAGGAGCATCTTTTGACAACTCAATATTGCTgtcttgcattttatttttttaacaaatgcAATTATTTCCATGGCTCAAGTTTTATGAGACTTAATAGCATTTTTAAGCTGATGCACCTAGATCTGCCTTTGGTTCAGGTTTTACTGGAAGGACTCCCTCCAAATGCACTTAACGAAGATATAGAGCGCTTCCTGTCTGGCTGTAAATTTGTTCCATCCTCAATCAGGACGTTTGTAAAGTTAGTATAGTAGTTTGCTTTCAAGTTAAACTGTTATAGAATTGCTATAATTTCTTAAGgtcatttcttgaaatattatcgCAGGTATCCAGATCCCGTTATGTCTGCAGGAAGAAAGAATCCCACCACTTCTGCAGGAAAACAAGATGGCACTACCtctgaagaaaaaagagatccCATTAGAATGGCTACCGTACTCTTTTCTACACGGACTGAGGCGATGAATgccttaattaaaaagaatcgaGGCTTCTGTCTCAATAATCAAATCTCAGTGCGGGTTCTCCATTAAAGGATTTTTGCACTATTTGGCCACCTTGTTTCACTTCAAGATTGAAAGTAGAGATGGATATGTGGTAATAGGTACGCTCGCCGTGCCTGAAACACAGCATAATTTACTAAGAACATAAAGGACGTCATGTTTTTTTGGAAGCATTGAATATTTTTGACGTTTCAATTATCATGAAGGAATACAAGCTGGCAGCTACTGcaatttctcctttttctccCACGACTTTTAGATGGGAATTGGTATGGAATAACACTATCTGGTGGCTCTTTAGAGCACAAAATCGGATGTTCTTTCTCCATTCCTGCAAGAAAACTTTtctttatccttttgttttgcaaACCCTATATACCATCCATGAAAATTCGCTTCATCTTGGATAATCCTATCTTTCTGGGATATTAGTTGCCATTAAACTCTtccaaaaaatatgaaaaaaaaaatctttttctgCTTCATAGTCTCTTTTCTACAGGCATTTGATAAAATCATCTCCCAAAATTTCATCTGCGGCAAACAAATAAAACTGATACTTTATATTTCCCAAATTGAACAGAGAGCTGGCTCAGCTATACTTTTCTCCTTGGAAGTGCTCAAAATAGACACCATATGATTTGCTATGCTATATTGGAATTGAAGAATTGAAGGGCGTGTCCTAGACTACATCTGATGCCTCAAGTATTACCTATCCAACTAGGAAAATGCAAAGCATTGCAAAAAACAGAGATCGAAACCTGGAATAAGCGCTGTTTTCTTGGAAGTAAGATGGTGAAATGAAATCAGCATGCAACGAAAGACAAACTTGGAACCGACTCCATGAACGTCGAGAGCGATCAGCTCCCTTCGTTTGCTGTGAAAGCAACGACGTTCACATTTCATTGTTCTGGACAAAAAATTGTATCCCTTAAGACTACTAAATCCTTTGCTGGCCGCTCAACCAGAACCCAGGTTTTTGTCTTGAAATCACGCACCTTGCAGCTCCCACGAACAAGGCATTAACCTTGGTACACGGGGCATTTTGCACGATCATCCTGCTGATGAAGATAGGAGCTTATGGACCAGCATTCTCGTGTATAGCTTCGCTGACCTCTTGCATTTCAGGTGCGCGTCCAAAAAATCATCATGTGATCTACCAGTCGATCCAAAACATTAAGAATTTCACTTGCTCTAGTGTTTGACCAATCTATTGCTCTAAATCTATAAACCTCATTCTTGTTCTCAATCCAGCTGCAGCCAGGATTCGTTTTAATTCTATCCTTCATCAATTTGCTCACTCTAGCCGCCTGATCCCAGAACCTCACAGTAGCATACAAGTTCGCCAACTGCACTTGGGTAGCACAGCGCACCCTGGTTCCAGCAACAGCCTGTTCTCTGCAGCTTGCATGTTAATCCAAACACTCCCACGAATATAACAGAGTTGGGAACTATAGGCATCCTTTCAATTAAACCTCGTGCTTCGTCCAGTCATCCAGCATGGCCAAGAAGACCAACTATACATGAATAATGGTCTAGTTCTAGCTTCACGCCATATATAACCATCGAATTGAAGTAATTCTTTCCTCGCTCAACAAAACCTGCATGCCAACATGAAGATGAAACACCAAGAAAAGTATGGCATCAGGTTTCACCCCCTGATTTTTCATCCTTTCAAAAAGCTCAATCCCTTGCACTGCCAGCCCATGTCGAGCATAGCCAGCAATCATAGAATTCCATGACACGATATCTTTACCACCAGTGTTGACAAATATGTACAATGCATCTTCAAGATTCGCACACTTGCAGTACACTGATGTAAGAACGTTGGCTATATGCAAATATGAATCAAACCCCATGTGAACTATTTGACAATGAGCATTTCTACCTTGCCAATTCTTTGTGTAACTTTGCATGGGCCATAAAATCTGGGATTTAACTTGAAATGCTTCCTTAAGGCCATGCTTGTTTGTCGACATAGCTGAAGTTTTAACTACACAAAATCTCCTACTTCAAACTTCCTTCAGTTCTTTTCTTATCAGCCATATGCTTCATTCTATATGTTTAGCCATTTCCAACTTCTTTTGCAATAACAGATCCATGTTAACCCTCGTTGGTATCATCTCTTCCATTGCAACCACAATGCTTGCTTCTTGTGTAGATAATTCCCTGCTAGGAGGTGGATATCCATACAAAGCTTGGAAGTGATTCATTTTAATAGCCGAATGAAAACTTGTATTAAACCACCATTGAGCTAAGGACAACCATTTATGCCACTTTTTTGGATTAGGCATTGTCATATACCTCAAATAAGTCTCCAGACATTGATTCATCCTTTCAGATTGCCCATCAAATTAAGGATGATATGCAGAACTTAGGAACAACTTAACTCCTAACCTTTTGAACAATTCCCTCCAGAACAAGCTAGTAAAGACCTTATCCCTATCTGTCACGGTAGTTGTTGGCAACCTATGGAACTTATAAAAATGGTATATGAACACTTGAGCTACTTCTTTAGCTGTAAATGGATGTGACATGGCTATAAAGTGTCAATATTTAGAAAATCTGTCAACCATCACCATAATCGTGTCCTTCCCTTCTAACTTGGGGAGTTCCACAATAAAATACATGGTAATATTCTTCCAAGTTCCTTCTAGAACTGGTAGAGGTTGCAGAAGTCCAGGGTAAGCTACCATTTTCAACTTGGCTTGTTTACATACCTTAGACTCTTCTCTTGTAAGAACTTTGTATTCCTACATGGCCTCCAATATACAAATCATGAGCTGCATTTACTAACCTTTCCCTTAAATTCCATTGTACTCCAATTACAACCCTGCTATTGAATCTTATGTAAAGGTATAATTAGGCCAAGTTTGTGCAGAACCTTTTGTCTTCTAACGATCCACAGTTTTATATTTGGactggttttattaattatacttttctttctttcttttcaggtTCAAACAGCAATTAATGGCCTTTGGGAGAGTACAGCCAGCGGAACCTGCAAGCTACAGAACTGTCAAACTTGCAAGATTTTGCCGGTTTTGTTAAATCTGAATTGACAACTCACATGGAAACAATAGCAACCAACCATATTGATGCACATAAGAACATCCGTTCCATTGGGATTCCTTCTTCTGAGGATATGAAAGGATTGAGAAGCAATCGCTACCACTCAATTCTTAAGATCAAGGAAGCTGGACGATGTTTTGTGTATGAATACAAGGTAAGATCTTCAGGAACTTGATTGTTTGCCGCACATTATTCTTTATACATATTTGCAGCACATTATTCTTCATACATACAGAGCCCATAACATGTTGGCATTGAGGTACCAGTTGTGAAAAGGGAGAATGTTTTGCTTGAGTTTCTGCACTAATCTTATTGctaatttcaaaatatacatCGGTGCCTGTCTGCGCGTATAAAACAGGTGGATAAGCCTTATTGTTTGCCACTTGAAAAGGGACCGTCTAATACACCAGCACGGAATCTATTGAAGAATTCAGAAAACCCACATTTCAAAAGTTGACAAGATCATTTTCAGGAGGTTCATCAGTGAAGCAAGAATCTGGGGACCAAAATATTCTGTCTGATGCCAGTGAGTCTGCTCACTCCTTGAATAATTCGAGAGTTACTCTCACAGCCGTCAACTAAGGGGAAGAAACTGGCTGACAGTAACGACACAGTAACACAGCTAGTATATACATATTTGCAGAAGAATAACTATAGAAAGTAGCATTTCACTCGTTCACTTTTGTTTTATAAGGATTTGTATATCGATTCTTCCCTCAACTAAGTTCCAGCAAGTTTCAATTTCTTGAGTGTCGCTGCATCAAATTCTCTGTATCAGTGCTTACTGTTCAAGCAATTTCTTAAATGAGTTTTTAACTTGTTTGAGTCTACCAGCCAAGTTAACATACGGAAACTAGATTCGTGTTGTATAGATGCCAACCACATtctactttaatttatttattggtgtACCAGTAGATTGAAACCCAAACTTTGCAGGGGATTGGAACAGTGGCACGTTGAGCTATAGCTCCTTGGCACATCCCTCTGAAACAGATGATACTCACTGAAATCAGTTGGATGTAATAGGGATTAGAAACGGTTGTTCTGAGGAGGCTTTCAAGCTGCAAAATCTATAACTCAGTTCCGGAAGTAGAACAACACTTCAACTGGCTTCAGGATAATGCAATTCAAATGTCAGCTGTTATTTTTACAAGACATATTAACATGTTTGTATTCAGTCACCATTCTCAAAttacaaaaagagaaaacattGAAAACGAGCAGAGGCAAAATACTGGGAGATGTAAAGCAACTGTGTAAGTCAACAACAAACCAGTCAGgcacaatttgatacaaaaaaatgCAGTTGTTGTATCGCAttttgttcaaaaaataaaaattctaagcACAACAAAACTTTACTGACGAGAAGTATAGCATTCTTGGTTGCAATTGACCTAGCAAGTAGGTATACGAAATCCTTCAAAATGGAGTCACAGATTCATGTACACCTGAGAACTCTCCGAAAAGCTTCTATGTGTCCGTCAAGTTTTCTTTCTCTAAAGTTCCTGAAATTGTAGCTTTGGTAATTCGTGGGCGGGTTGCACtttttactgatttgtgaattACAGTCTTCTGGTTCTTCTTGATAATCTTCTGTGCTAGTGACTTCAGTGGAACTGTAATATCAAGAGGCAGAAGGACCTCTTGCAACTCTTTCCAGTCAAGTTCTTCGGAATCACCATCTTCATACACCACCCTGTACCAGCCAGTTTCCTTATCGAACAGAGACACAGTACCGCTAAAATAGCTCTCTCCGAACAATTTCCGAACCTCTCTTCCTTCCAACCATTCACCGAAACTCGAATCTCTGAAAAAATCTGCATTTTGACTTGTAATTCCACACGTACTTGAGAGAACAAGAGCAGCATCACTCGGAGAGATGTCTGGCACGCCATTAATTACTATCGCAGGCTCTCCCGGTAACTCGAAAACCCCTGTTGGTAAAGACTCCAATTCTAGCTCTTTGCTTGTGTTATCCATTTACAGCACTCTTTCTCAATCAGCTAATGGAAATTCAAAACGATCCGGAAAGGCAACGAATTTATGAATTACTTGTAATCTGTAAAGGAAAATTCCAAATAATTAGAAGATTTAGATTGAAAGCATGATAATTAATCTGACTTGACGCCATTTCATAGACTACGGCCCATATCTTAAGCTTTCTAAACTTGTGCTACAAATATTAACACCAGGAAATCACTTCAATCTATCTCACATCCTAACTCATGCAAATCAgtatagtttagataatcaaaCCCTATTTCCCCTAATTTTTGTCCCAAACAAAAACCCTACCTTCATCTATAGATCACAAtttgagaaaatgaaaaaaaacttactgATGTGAACTCAAGCTGAACTCAGTGTTTCACCGTCGTGATTTCAAGCATTTCATAGCTTGATTTTCCCCTTCCAAGTCCTTTTGGGAGCTCCAATAATCCCCACCTCCTAACCGCCTGCCTCCCCAGGATATGAAAAATACCATGCATTCGATCCTACCAAAGTTACGCTACAACCCAACACGTCGTCGCTTTCTGAACTACACGTCGTTTAGCGCACAAGTATAAAACCCCGAACAATTTATTCAAAAGCCCATCACCCCCCACCAAAACAAATGAATGTGGCgcaataaaatatcaaacaccTTCACCAATGGCCAATACGACTATCTCTTATACGGTCGTCTGTTCAAGTATTTTACAGACAACCGTCTTCCTCTCCAAGCCAAACAACTTCACGCACGCCTCCTACTCTCTTCATCAACGCTTGACAACTACCTCGGTGCGAGACTCATCAATTTATACTCGAAAACCAAACACATCCACCACGCACGCCATGTGTTCGATCAGATTCCCCATAAAAACACCTTCTCTTATAACGCCTTGTTAATTGCTTACACTATGAACAACCACCATAAAGAGACAATAAACTTGTTTTCTTCATTGTTATTGTCTTCTTCTGGGGATTTACAACCCAATAATTATTCGATAACGTGCCTTTTGAAGTCGTTATCGAGCTTGTTGATGGTTACCGATGTTTGTTTGGGTAAGGAGattcattgttttgttttgagacgTGGGCTTGTTGAGGATGTTTTCGTAGAGAATGCTTTGATTAGTTTTTACTCGAAATGTTTAGGTGTGGGTTTTGCGAGGaaattgtttgataaaatgcgTGAGAGAGATGTTGTCACGTGGAATTCGATGATTGCTGGGTATGCACAAGCTGGGTTTTTTAAGGAATGCAAAGAGTTATATAGAGAAATGGGAGCGCTCCCCGGGTTTAAGCCTAATGCAGTTACGGTGCTTAGTGTCTTACAAGCGTGCATGCAGTCGCAGGATCTTGTTTTTGGGATGGAAGTTCATAGGTATATAGTTGATAATAAGGTTGAATTGGATGTTTTGGTCTGTAATGCATTGATTGGACTGTATGCGAAGTGTGGGAGTTTGGATTATGCAAGGGAGTTGTTCGATGAGATGAGTGAGAAAGATGAGGTGACTTACGGCGCGATTATATCAGGTTATATGGCTCATGGTGTTGTTGATAAAGGGATGGAGCTTTTTAGGGAAATGAAAAGTCGAGTATTGAGCACGTGGAATGCAGTGATTTCCGGTTTGGTGCAAAATAACCGGCACGAAGGGGTTGTAGATCTGGTAAGAGAAATGCAGGGGCTTGGTTTTAGGCCTAATGCTGTAACACTTTCAAGCGTACTTCCTACTCTATCGTATTTTTCGAATTTGAAAGGAGGGAAAGAGATACATGGTTATGCAGTTAAAAATGGTTATGACAGGAATATATACGTTGCGACTGCAATTATTGATACTTATGCAAAGCTGGGATTTCTTTTTGGGGCTCAGTATGTTTTTGATCAATCAAAAGAGAGGAGCTTGATTATTTGGACTGCAATAATCTCTGCACATGCTGCCCATGGTGATGCTAATTCAGCTCTTACTTTTTTTGATGAGATGTTGAGTAATGGAATACAGCCAGACCATGTAACATTCACTGCAGTGTTAGCTGCATGTGCTCATTGTGGAATGGTGGATAAAGCTTGGGAGATTTTCAATTCCATGTCTAAGAAATATGGCATTCAGCCTTTAGGAGAGCATTATGCTTGCATGGTTGGTGTTCTGGGCAGGGCGGGCAGGCTCTCTCAAGCGACAGAATTTATTTCTACTATGCCAATTGAACCAAATGCAAAAGTTTGGGGTGCATTGCTCCATGGAGCTTCACTTTGTGTTGATGTTGAACTTGGGAAGTTTGCCTGTGAtcatttgtttgaaattgaacCTGAAAATACTGGCAATTATGCCATCATGGCAAATTTATATTCTCAGGCAGGGAAATGGAAAGAGGCTGATGAGGTTAGAGAAAGAATGATTCAATGTGGTTTGAAGAAGATCCCAGGCAGTAGTTGGATAGAGACTAGTAATGGGTTATAAAGCTTTATTGCAAAGGATACCTCTAATGAAAACGCTTTGGAGATATATGCAATGTTGGGAGGATTTTCTGGATTGATGAAGGAAGAAGGGAATGTCTTGGAGGATGATCTCGAGAAGGTGGCTGTTTATGGTTGAACACTGAACTCACTGAATTGAACAGAATAGGCGTAAATTAGGAATGAGCATGAGCACGTCAATGcagatatgtttttaataaatcctCTGTGATTCACATCCCTTGCTCGGTTGCTCTCACATCACAAGGGGATCCCTAACGAGTCGCATTGCAATATCCAGAAGcatcatatttattattgttggaaTATTTAGAATTGGGAGTAATTTTTGTGGAAATTAGTCTCAGACAATTTAGTAACTACGCTCAAATTTCAAACCACGGCAGGTCCCATCTTCAGAAGTGTTTGATGAGGAAATACGTAGCCATCATAGAGGTCAGGGATCTTAAACAATGCCCAACTACAACTTATTATGTTTTCGTTGCCTATTTTCTGacaaaatctattttgattcCCAATATTCAAAGTGTATAAATTTCTAGGAGAAAATTGAGATTGATTCCCGTAACTAGGAAGTTCAGTTGATACGTTGTGTCAAGGGATATTTTTCACTTCGGAGATTTTATGGCATCACTTGGGAAAAGGTTTTGGAGTAGTGACTCTTTAGACCTTGATTGTGTTGTGGTGGCTTTTTCTCATTACTAGCGACCATCATAACTGTTAGCTTTAGCTCTTTACTGGGGCAAGAGGATTCaagatctttctttttattcaagtgGCAAGCCTTTACTTGCAGTGGTAGTTAAAGTGTCCCCTGGTATAATTAACTGTCCTAGTTATTCTCCTTCCTTTCCTTTAGCTGTTCCTAATGTACTTAGTTTCCAATTTGCCACTAACTTATCATTATGTCTGCCATAGTTGAGAAATGCCCTGCTTTTGCAGAATGACCAAAACGCCCAGGGTTACTTTCTTTGACTTCTAATCTCGGAGTAGCAGCTCTTCTTTTGATCTTGTCAGCTGTATACTTACTggataattttacaattttacaTGCAAGTGTGAAGGGTGACAATAGGCCGTGATAAGAGCAAGAGTAGCGTGCTTGCTAAGTTCCATGGAGccttttattaatcaataatgTAGTTTATAGGAGACAACAGGAAGAAGCCATGGATGGGCCAAATGATTATTCTTCCCCTTCTACTTGTCTTGTTGCTTTTAAGAGTAGAGCATTCTGGTGAGAGACAATGAAAAGAATGGAATGTGGAACGTGTTTGAACTCGACATGTACTTGTGGACAAAATACCTACAATACTCCCATGCACTCCATTCTATTTTTCTCCACACCTCAACTTCCCTGAGTTTCATGTATAGCCAGCACCGGCAGCCACCGAAATCACCTTTTGCAAGCTGGTGTCCCTTTCTTCCTCTTTGCTACAAGACTGTCATGTCCAAGATTATTGCCACCTGTCATAAGTTGTTATATTCATCAGTGTAGTAGTTGCAGGGAGTGATCGAAAGAATAGTagctgttgttttttaaagtgtttttttcttgtaaatatataaaaataatatttttttattttaaaaaaatatttttaacaccagcacatcaaaacgatccaaaaacatctaagttatttaaaaaaaatatgaaacacgGTTTCAACTATAAAAACTAATATCTAATATTCAACcctaatatttttgtaaaacaaatctatggagtattttttttgttatcatatctcattttagtttttaatatttttgcgAAGTcgtcaacatttgattttatattttaatttgtttaattctcaaattaataattgaatAGAATATAAGCTATAATTAGATTTTGGAAATAAGATATCCTCCACTCATCCAAAAACTTGACGATATTGGAAGGATTTGGATTAGAGGTGAATCACTCTCCTTATCTGATGACTCGCGtgatatgagtttttttttttttttttttaactagtaaTACAAGGGAGATAATTGACATTAGCAAAACAACAAATGATGCCCGACTAGTCGGTCAGTTAAGCTCGCATAAAAAGCCACACATTCTTCAACCTTTCCACACTCTCCAGGCACACGATCCCATAATGGAAGAAGAAACTATCATCACGGCAGCACTCTCCACCCTCGCTTCTCCCCAGCTTACAGATCTCACCAGCTCCATCCTCTCG encodes:
- the LOC7492267 gene encoding uncharacterized protein LOC7492267, whose product is MSLLLRKTIKSNSSLQSFKPNNALSLFLRQSTKHFSTETQPPPPPQENNDPSSIDPFLQDSATSLTYARFHGVRKHTLKTDIINLFEGSNLTPDDIIVVHHRFNNNPYAAAIKFPSRRAYDNAQRSLTRAGRIYNLEKTPPTVWDAALRNSYDGKTVLLEGLPPNALNEDIERFLSGCKFVPSSIRTFVKYPDPVMSAGRKNPTTSAGKQDGTTSEEKRDPIRMATVLFSTRTEAMNALIKKNRGFCLNNQISVRVLH
- the LOC7492269 gene encoding pentatricopeptide repeat-containing protein At2g37310, with protein sequence MWRNKISNTFTNGQYDYLLYGRLFKYFTDNRLPLQAKQLHARLLLSSSTLDNYLGARLINLYSKTKHIHHARHVFDQIPHKNTFSYNALLIAYTMNNHHKETINLFSSLLLSSSGDLQPNNYSITCLLKSLSSLLMVTDVCLGKEIHCFVLRRGLVEDVFVENALISFYSKCLGVGFARKLFDKMRERDVVTWNSMIAGYAQAGFFKECKELYREMGALPGFKPNAVTVLSVLQACMQSQDLVFGMEVHRYIVDNKVELDVLVCNALIGLYAKCGSLDYARELFDEMSEKDEVTYGAIISGYMAHGVVDKGMELFREMKSRVLSTWNAVISGLVQNNRHEGVVDLVREMQGLGFRPNAVTLSSVLPTLSYFSNLKGGKEIHGYAVKNGYDRNIYVATAIIDTYAKLGFLFGAQYVFDQSKERSLIIWTAIISAHAAHGDANSALTFFDEMLSNGIQPDHVTFTAVLAACAHCGMVDKAWEIFNSMSKKYGIQPLGEHYACMVGVLGRAGRLSQATEFISTMPIEPNAKVWGALLHGASLCVDVELGKFACDHLFEIEPENTGNYAIMANLYSQAGKWKEADEVRERMIQCGLKKIPGSSWIETSNGL